From the Paenibacillus sp. R14(2021) genome, the window CGGGTTGTAGCCCAGTCGCTTAAAGACGAGAGCGGCGGCTTGCCGGCAGGATCGCTGCTGATGCGTTATCAGGAGACGTCAAACAAGACCGATCTGAACGGTCTGAATACCGTGGAGAGCTACATTAAGGACGATATTCCGTCCTTGATCGGATTTCCGTTCACGACCTTTGCGCAGAATTTATCGATTCGCAGCGGCGAGCTGACACCAGAGGATCCAACGAAGGTAGATGCAAGCCGAGTGCGCACCATGGCGCTTACGACGATGGCCGGCCTTGATAAGAAGTCGGAGCTGACGCAGGGCCGCTGGTTCGCTGACGCGGTCGGCGACAACGACACGGTCGAAGCCGTTATTATGGAAGAAGCGATGTACCGCAACGATATTCATATCGGCGATGTGTTCGAGTATCCCATCTACAGCGGGCTTAATCTCACGCTGCGCGTCAAAATCGTGGGTGCCTACAAGCCGCTCAAGGAAACAGATCCTTTCTGGTACCAAGGTATTGAAGGGACCATGGGCACGCTCGCGATCGGAGATAAAGCCTTCCATCAAGGACTTCTCAAGGATCGCAAAATTCCGATTCACACGGCGAGCTGGTACTATGCCTTCGATTTGAAGGAGATTCAAACGAGCCAGCTGGCTTCGCTGAACAAGACGCTCGACCGGCTTAATATCGATCTCTACCAGCGGCTCAAAGACACGCGGGTAGAAATCTCCTTCGCGAAGCTGCTCGGCGAGTTCAAGAAGCAGAGTCTTCAGCTGCAGCTGCTGCTCTTCACGCTTGCGGCACCGATGCTGGCGATGGTGTTCTATTTTATCGCGATGAATGCAAGACAGGCGCTCGATAAACAGCGGAGCGATATCGCCGTGCTGCGAAGCCGAGGTGCCGGGACGCGCCAAATCATCGGCATCTATCTCTTGGAGGGTTTGATGCTCGGCATCATCGCGCTCGTAGTCGGACCGCTCATCGGGTGGTTCATGGCGAAGAGCATCGGCTCCGCCAACGGCTTCCTGGAGTTCGTCAACCGTAAGTCTCTGCCGGTCGGCTTCTCCACCGATGCCGTTATGGCCGGCTTGGGCGCAGTCGTGCTCGCGTTGATGGCGACGATTATTCCTGCCGTCATCTATGCGAAGGCTTCGATTGTCGATTACAAGAAGCAGATTGCCCGTTCCGACCGCAAGCCGCTCTGGCAGCGCTGGTACGGCGATGTGCTGCTGCTCGGCGTAGCCGGTTACGGCTGGTATTTGTTTAATGAACGTCAGATGATTTCGGTAAAGAGCAACTTGACGACGGATCAGCTCAATGTGCAGCCTTTCTTGTTCTTCGTGCCGGCACTGGCGATCTTCGCGATGGGATTGTTCTTCCTGCGAATATTCCCATGGCTCCTGAAGCTGTTCAACTGGCTCGGGAAGAAGCTGCTGCCTGTTCCGCTTTACTTGACGCTGACGCAGCTATCTCGGTCATCCAAGGGCTATTATCCGCTTATGATTCTGCTCATTCTGACACTGGGGCTCGGCGTGTATAACGCTTCTGCTGCCCGGACCATCGATATGAACTCGACGGAACGTACACTTTATAAATTCGGTACGGATGTCGTGGTTCAGACGGTATGGGAAGGGAAAACAGAAGTTATCGATACGGGCGGCAGCGACTCAGGCGGCAATCAAGGCGGCGGAAACGGAGGTTCCGGCGGTGGCGGCAATGGCTCCGGCGGAAGCGGTGGCAACGGTAATGGCGGCGGCCAAGGTGGCGGAGGAAACGGCGGCGGTACGTCGGTTCCAACGCGAATTAACTATTCCGAGCCTCCTTTCGAAATCTTCAAGAGCTTGGACGGCGTCGAAGCCGCTGCCCGTGTTCTTCAGACGAAAGGCAACATCGTCGTATCGGGTCGTTCCATTGGCCAAGGCACGGTCATGGGCATCGATAATGTCGATTTTTCCAAGGTCGGTTGGTTCCGAAATGATTTGTTTCCGTATCATCCGTTTCAATACTTGAACAATCTGGGTCTCTACGAACAGGCTGCAATCATTCCATCTAATGTCGCGAAGAAGTATCAGCTGAAGCTTGGGGATACGATCAGTGCCGGACTTCAGGACGGCGTGGTGGAATTCGCAATCGTCGGCATCGTACCTTACTGGCCGAGTCAATATCCGGACCAGTCGCCGTTCATCATTGCAAATCTCGACTATATCTATGACCAGGTACCGATCATTCCTTACGAGGTTTGGCTGAAAATGAAACCGGGTGCCTTGACCGGACCGATCATGAAGCAGCTGGAGGCTAAAGGCATCGAGCTCGCCGATGTAAAAGACGTTCGCATCGAGTTGGCCGCGCAATCCAAGCTTCCTACGCGCGGCGGTGTCTTCGGGATTCTGAGCCTTGGCTTCTTGGTCTCAATCATTATCTCGCTGACGGGATACATCCTGTTCTGGTTCTTCAATTTATCCGGCAGGATCGTGCAGTTCGGCGTGCTTCGAGCGATGGGGTTGTCGCGCAAGCAGCTGACAGGCATGCTGCTTCTGGAGCAGATCTTTACAGCTGGACTGTCCATCGGACTCGGCATCCTGATCGGCAAAATCGCAAGCTTGCTGTTTCTGCCGTTTCTGCAGACGACCGAGAACGTTGCGAATTCGGTTCCGCCGTTTAGAGTCGTATTCGATTCCAAAGATACGACGCAGCTGTATATCGTTGTTGCCTGCATGATGCTGATGGGCGCAGTGCTGCTGCTGGCCCATATCCGCAGACTCCGCGTACATCAGGCGGTCAAGATGGGAGAGGAGCGGTAACGCGTCATGATTACATGCGAAGGGCTAGTCAAAATTTACAAATCGGACGATCTCGAGGTCGTTGCGCTGCAAGGCTTGAACCTTCATGTAAGTGAAGGGGAGATGATGGCGATCATCGGAAACAGCGGAAGCGGTAAGTCGACGCTGCTCAACATTCTAGGCGGTCTCGACCGCCCTTCCGCCGGCAGCGTCAGCGTCGGTCCGTGGGATTTGCTCAAGATCACCGATGAGCAGCTTGTTTCCTACAAACGCGAAACGGTCGGCTTCATTTGGCAAAACAATGCGCGCAACCTGCTGCCTTACCTGACGGCGCTCGAGAATGTGGAAATGCCGATGATGCTTTCCTCCAAGCTGGACCGCGCCTACGCGAAGCAGCTGCTCGAATGGGTCGGCTTGAAGGAGCGGATGCATAACAAGCTCCATCAGCTCTCGGGCGGTGAGCAGCAGCGGGTCGCGATTGCGATTTCGTTGTCCAATCGGCCAAAGCTGCTTCTTGCCGATGAGCCGACGGGGTCCGTCGACACGCGGACCTCGGACCTCATCATGGATATTTTCCGCAGGCTGAACAAGGAAATCGGCATTACGATCGTCATCGTTACGCATGATTTGACGCTTGCGCATAAGGTCGATCGCGTCGTCGCCATTCGAGATGGGCTTACGAGCACTGAATTTATTAAACGCAATCCAAATTTGGATGACGAGTTCGAACATCCTTCCGGGTCGCAGCAAGGCGCGGTGCATGAAGAATATGTCGTGGTGGATCGCGTCGGCAGGCTTCAAATCCCGAAAACGTATTTAACGGCTTTACAAATTACAGATAAAGCATCGATGGAATTTGACGGCGAGCGAATCATTATTTCGCCGCCCAAATCATTGGAGGGGTAATCGGATGGAGAAGATTGCAATGCGTTCAAAAGGGAAAATGGTGCTTAAAGCGTCGGCACTGGCGGTAACCGCGGGATTAATGGCTTCCAGCCTCGCAGCCTGCAGTAAGGGAGACGGCAACAGCGATGCGGAGCGTCACGTGCTGCGCGTCGGATTCTTGTATTCCAACTCCGATAACGAGCAGTATTTGCGCCAACAGTTTACGGATGGGTATGAATTGCTGCATCCCAACATCGATATCGAGATTGTCTCGGCAATCAATTATGACGATCAGCGCTACGAAGAGCCGGATCCGAACAAGAAACAACCTGATCCTTACGAGAAGCTTAAAGACATGCTGAACGGCAAAAACCCTGTCGATGTCGTGGTTGTCGATTCCGGCAATCTGAAACGCCTCGCACAGGATAATATGCTGACTAAGCTGGATACGATCATTCAGGATAAAGAGTTCGATATCGATGATTTTGTTCCTTCTGTCATTGATGGAATCAAGGACGCAGGAGACGGGTCCATCTACGCTCTGACGCCGACATTCAGCTCCTCGGCACTTTATTACAATAAGAAGCTCTTTACGGATGCAGGCGTTGAACCGCCGAAGGACGGCATGCAATGGCCGGATATAATCAATTTGGCGAAGCGCGTGGCGAAGGGTGAAGGCAAGGAACGTAAATTCGGCTTCTCCTTCAACCGTTACGTTGGCGATCCATTCTGGGATTCCCAGACGTATTCGGCTCCGCTTCAGCTGAAAATCTTCGATAATAAAGCAGAGAAAATGACCGTCGATACACCGCAATGGAAGAAGGTTTGGACGGATATTGCAGACCTTTACCAAGCGAAGATCATCCCTACGCAAGAAGACGTGAACAACGGCGGCGGTATGGGCGGAGGAGGCATTAAGAAGGAAGCCTTCAACCCGTTCCAAGGCGATTTGTTCATCAGCGGCCGTCTTGCTATGACGATCGGCGGCTATGATTACATCAGCGAGCTTTCCAAAGCGAAGGATGCCGCGGTGAAGAACACGAAGCTTCCGAACGTGGACTGGGATGTTGTGACCGTGCCGACGTTCGCGGAAGTGCCTGATGTCGGCGGCAACATCTACTTGAACAATCTGATGGCGATCAATGCGAAAGCGCAAAACAGCGAGGATGCGTGGGATTTCATCCAATTCAACAACAGCAAGGAATGGGCGAAGCTCAAATCCCGCAGCACGTATGAAATGGTCTCGCGCAAATCGTTCCTGAAACCAAAGGACGGCATGGACTATAACATTGCGGCGTTCTATACGCTGAAGCCGGTACCGGCTCAAGATCCGGCTATCGATAAATTGTACCAAGACAGACCGAATCTGTATCAAGTACAGCAAATCGCACAGCCGCTCTTCCAAGAAGTCATGCAGAAGAAGAAATCGGTTGAGCAGGCGCTTAAAGAATGGCAAACCAAAGGCGATGTCCTGCTGCAGAAAATCAAAGAAAACCCTAATGGTCCCCTTGACGGCGTAGGCGGCGGTCCGATCGGCGTCGGCAATGCAGGCGGCGCAGCCGTTAATTACGGGGGCTAAGTTAGAAGCTTTGGCTAGTTCCACAAGAAATATAAGGAAAGATCGCAGCGGCGCCTCTTGGCGCTGCTGCGGTCTTTATTTATGATGCCGAGCAATTTCGAGACACTTATGCATGCTTATTTCTTCCCAAAGTGGGTAATCTAAGTGAAACGGAATGAAGGGAGCATCAAGCATGAAGTGGATCTATTGGGGACGATTATATGAAACCAAATTTCAAGCCGGCTGCCTGGTGAAGCGGATGGAAAATGATTGGTGGGTATATGGATATGAATGCCCGCAGGAAATTGAAGTATTTCAATCCCGGAAGGGACGTTATGGCGTTCGATTCCTCCCATAGTAAATTATTGCTTGACTTATCCTTCATATATATTGTATATTAATACTTGTCGCCATTGAATGATTGCATGTGAATCGGTGTTATCGCGGGGTGGAGCAGCTCGGTAGCTCGTCGGGCTCATAACCCGAAGGCCGCAGGTTCAAATCCTGCCCCCGCAACCAACCTTTCGATTATTATCGTAAGGGCCCTTAGCTCAGTTGGTTAGAGCGGTCGGCTCATAACCGATTGGTCGGGGGTTCGAGTCCCTCAGGGCCCACCATTCTACTCAATCAATCCACATGCCGGGGTGGCGGAACTGGCAGACGCACAGGACTTAAAATCCTGCGGTGGGTGACCACCGTACGGGTTCGATTCCCGTCCTCGGCACTTTTTTGTACAAGTAATTGCATTGTCCATATGAAACACGAAGCCTCCTTATCTGCTCTTCTGATTCAACTCAGACTGCAGTCAAGGAGGTTTTTATTTTCCCGAGGTGATGATAGGATATGAAACCGAGCTTAATGAATGATTGGAAAAACGTGCTGCGAAGCGAGTTAGATAAGCCGTATTTTCACGGGCTCCTGCAGTGTTTAACGCAAGCGTACGAGGAGCAAACGATATACCCGGCTCAGCCTGCTATCTTCAACGCGCTTCATTATACGTCCTACGCGGATGTGAAGGTCGTCATCCTCGGCCAAGATCCCTACCACGGTCCGGGACAAGCGCATGGCCTTAGCTTCTCCGTGCTTCCGGGCGTGAAGACGCCGCCTTCGCTGAAGAACATTTACAATGAACTGCATGCCGATCTTGGTTATTCTGTACCAGATCATGGCTGCCTGGTTCCGTGGGCACAACAAGGCGTGCTGCTTCTGAACAATGTGCTGACAGTTCGGGAAGGAGAGGCAGCGTCCCATCAAGGAATCGGCTGGGAACGGTTTACCGATGCTGTCATTGCAGAGTTGAACAAGAGGGAACGTCCTATCGCCTTTGTCCTGTGGGGAAAGCATGCCCAGGAGAAAGCGGCAGCAATCGATTCAACCCGCCACCGGGTATTGGAATCGCCGCATCCTAGTCCACTCTCGGCGCGTCGAGGCTTCTTCGGCAGCCGGCCGTTCTCCAAAGTCAATGCATGGCTGCAAAGCGTGCAAGAGACTCCGATCGACTGGCGGATTCCTCCGTTAGCGGAGCTTGAAGCAGCGGCGGCTGGGAAATGATGATGAGATGACTACTATTCTACCGGGCGTCGGCAAGAAGAAACCCGTACGCTGGTTGACGCCGGCCTCCGGATATTTGACCGGATATGCTTATACACTCAATCCTTATGTCGGCTGCGCGTTCGGTTGTTCTTACTGCTACGTGCGTCGAATGCCGATTGCTTTGTTCAAGGGCAAGCCATGGGGTGAATGGGTGGAGCCGAAGTCGTTTGATGGGGAGCAGTTCCGTAATGAATGGCATCGAGCGCTCCGCAAAGGGGATGTAACGGTATTCATGTCTTCGGCGACTGATCCCTATCAACCGGAGGAGTACCAGGCACGCATTACGCGTCGCCTTCTGGAGATCATAGCTGAAGCACCTCCTCAGTTTCTGCTGCTTCAAACGCGAAGTCCGCTCGTTCTCCGCGATGTCGATTTACTCCTGAAGCTTGGAGAAGGAGTGCGCGTCAGCATGACAGTCGAGACCGATCTGGAGTCCGTTAGAAAAGTGCTGACACCTTCGGCACCGCCTCTTGCCGGGAGGCTCAGGGCAATCCGCGAGCTGCGGCGAGCTGGAGTCCCCGTGCAAGCCGCGGTTTCGCCGTTGCTGCCCTGCAGCGAAGCTTTCCCTGCACAGCTGGCGGAAGCCGTGGAGCGCGTTGTCGTCGATGATTTCTTCCGAGGCGACGGCAGCGGGGGCAAACGCTCGGAGCAGCTGCATATGGCTGCGCGGTACCGTGAACTTGGTGCAGAGGCGTTGTATACGCCGAAGACCGCGGATGATTTTGTCGGCCAACTGAAGCGTCATATGCCGCAGGGCCGTGTTTATTTTGGGCAAGAAGGTTTTATGCCGTAATGAAAGCACATACGGAAGCCCCCGAAGATCTTCTTCGGGGGCTTTGGTTATTTGTTCACTTATGCAGCAGTTTTTAAGCCGATAGGGAATTAGCGCTGCGAATCGCCGTCGCTGCCAATTATGCCCGTAGAGCCGCTCACCGCAGAGCCTGGATTGGGAGGAGAACCGGCACCGGTTTCCCCAAGCACAGGCTTCAAGGAGGAGGAGACGTACGTGACGGCTTTGACTGTGGTGATGACTTGGGCAAAGAATTTACCTTTTTCCGGATAAATCGGTGCGACGTGTATAATCGCTTGGTCGCCTTCGAAGGAGATCGAAGCGATCCGTATGCCATAGCCTGGATTCGGTGCTTGGGCCGAGACGGTAACTTCATTCACATCGGCGTTAACCGGCTTGACGCTCAGATTCATATCGAAGAACGGGGAAGGAGCCGGATCTACGATCGGCGGCTGTGCAGGCGTATCTTTGACAAAAGAAATGGTGTCATAGAGCCAGCCTGCTGCATCTCCGCGCGTAATCAATGTTTTCGGATAGAAATTATGCTTCGCATCGAGCTTGGCGATGCCGGTGATCAGAAGCTTCTGAACACTGCCCATATAGTCGGGATTCACATCCTTCTCGTCCTGAAGCACCGCATACATATCGACGAACGCGTAGTCGCCCTTGCTAAGCAGCGCTTGGATCAGATGGTGGGCGAACTGCTCGCGGGTCATCTCGGCATTGGCTTTTGTTTCTCTCGGTATATCGAGATCGTTCATGGCTGCGATAATAAAGGCGTCTGCGTACCACGCATCATCCTTCATGTTCGGGAAGCTGTCGGTTACCTTCGGTTCTTTAAAGAAGTTGATGCCGTCGAGGTTCAGATTCAGCCCTTTTACGATCATTGAGATGCCTGCTGCGTACGTCAATTTCCCGTTTGGCTGGAAGGCATCTTTGCCGCCGCTGCTTCCGGTTAAAATACCTAGCTTCTGAAGCTCGGAGATTTTTGCGTCATTCGGATGATCTTTCGTATCGGAAAAAGCCCAGACAGATTGCGTTACGGCTATGAACAAGAGCAACATCATGCCGACGGCCAATAATGGTTTCTTCATCTTGCTACACTCCTTATTAACCTAAAATTGGTAGTATCCTTTCCCTTATGTAGACGCACCTTTCTCTTGAAAAGTTGCAGTAGAGCGGTGCGTTCAACGCAGACAGCTAGGGTCTAATCGTTACTCTCGTATGAATCGGTACAAGGGCAGCAAGCGTAAGTACGTCATCGTTGTACATCCGAATGCAGCCGTGGGAGACTTCCCTGCCGATGGAGCCGGGATCGTTGGTGCCGTGAATCCCGTAATGCGGCTTAGACAGGCCCATCCACAAGACGCCGAAGGGCCCTCCGGGATTCGGCTGTTTATTGATAATCTCGTAATTTCCAGTAGGCGTGCGCGTTAACATTTTGCCGATGCCGACCGGAAAGCCTCTTATAACGATATTGCCATCATGCAGATACAGCTGTCTGTCGGATAAATCCACGATAATTCGGTAGTTAGGCATACGGAATCCCTCCTTCCTGCCAGCATATGAACGTTGAAGAGGAGGGGATTGGATTCTGGCTGGAGATCAGCGCACAGGCATCGTAAACGGCTGACAGCTTCTGCGGCTACGAGTTAGATTTATTGATTAAACACTACTAATTATGGTCAGCGGCGGAAGGGTTTAGTCGATGGTGAATTGCTGCCGAAATGTGGGAAAGAGGAATTTGCAGCGCAGTCGGTGGTCCTTGTCGTTCAAGTAGTGCGAAAGAACATCCTTATTTGCGGGCAAAAAACAGAAAGAAGGAGGGATCAGCCTCCTTCTTCTGGCAGGTTAAACTAGACGCGGACGTCGAAATTACCGCCCAAATTCGGCTGTACGCTGCGTTCCAACATTTGAACGAACTGCTGGCCTTGCTGTTCGGACTGGTCCTTGGCGATCTTAAGTACGCTGATGCCAACCGCTTGTGCTAAATTGCTCTGAGACAAGGATGTCGAAAGCGATGCGATATCCATGCGGGTTCCTCCTCTCTGGTGTAGCTGACATATAGGTTATCGGATTATTACCAGGTTGTCTAAAGAGGTGAAGGACGAGAGATTAACGAGTAGATATAGGATAACCGATAGACAGTTCATCGACAGAAATAGTTAAAATATGCTAAAATAGGGCGATTCATTTGTGTGATTAACGAATTGGGGGACTAGATGTGATAACTAAATTAGTGCAGCGAATTCGTTGGAAGTTAAGAGGAGAAGTTCCAACCGAACATCTAATCAATATGGGATTGAAAGTCGGAAAAAATTTTAATCGACGCCCGGAATGTATTATCGACTACTCTCACTGCTTCTTGATAACGATCGGAGATGACGTAACTCTTGCCCCTAGAGTTCATATTATCGCACATGATGCAAGCACTAAAACGCATTTAAATTATACAAAAATCGGACTCATCCATATTGGAGACCGCGTGTTTGTCGGTGCTGGCAGCATCATTCTCCCAAATGTGAAAATCGGTAACGATGTCATCATAGCCGCCGGTAGTATCGTAGCCAAAGATATCCCCGATAACTCGTTATTTGTTGGCAATGCCGTCGTCGACACGGCAGCAAATTATTTAGAGAAGAATAGAAAGAGAATGTCGGAAAGTCCTACATTTGATCAAACATGGACGGTAACCGGCAATATCACAAGTGAGCAAAAGGAAATCATGATAGAAAAGCTTCGTGCGGGCATAGGATTCGTTGAATGAATAGCATGTGGAGATTTCAGCATAAGTTCAAAAAAGATGCAAAAAGCGGAAAGAGCAGCTAACTCTTTCCGCTTTTTGCATCTTCGCATTGAAGGTCATTATTGTTCTTTAGGCGTTATTGTTGGAATTGTCGCTATAAAGATGGAGAAAAAACGGAGCTTTCGGAGGCCATTCGAATTCTATCTACCGAATCAAAACGAGGATTACAGGTTAAACCCTTGTATCAAATTCGTATCACGCTAATTCATACACAAAACCCGAGTGGTATAATAAAATAAAAAAAGCCTTGATTTCTCAGGCTTTATCACTTGTAATTATGGTGATCTGGACAGGGTTCGAACCTGTGACCCCTACCCTGTCAAGATAGTGCTCTCCCAGCTGAGCTACCAGATCATGTGAATTAGAACTCGTTAGTGACAAGAAATAATATATCAAACTGAAATGGAGAAGTCAACCTTTTATCATAAAAAAATATTCTAAATCTACTTAGTCCTGCATAAGGTGTATTCAAGCGGTGAACCATGGAGAGGCGGGTTGTCTAGTGAAGGAAGCTGCCCATTTGGCGGTGTGGCTGGTTGGACTGTTCAGTATTGTCGGTACAGTTTGCGTATATGTAGCCAGAATGGTCATCCATGACAGCAGAGCATATGATGAGGAATTCGTATGGAAGAGAAAGCTGCCTCCGGAAGCGGGAGGGAAGCACTAGCAACCGTCAGAATGGGTTTGGTTTCCAGCACAGCGGGTATACTATTTCCAACAGTTGCTTTCACACATTCGGGAGTGGTATCGATGAGAAAAATAGCATTAACGGGATTAAGTTTATTACTGTGTACGGGTTGTTTGCCGACTAACTCGTCTGTTGAGGTGTCCGTCCAGAAAGCTGGATTCGTCAACAGCGTGATGAATTCTGTTTACCCGCAGGATCGCTCCGTATTTAGCGACGTCTATGAACCAACAGATAAACCGCATGATTTAGTACCGAAATTACCTGGTCAACTCGGCATCGATCAGCAGAAGCCGCCTTTGCACAACGATAATTAATAAGCCGGTCCGGTTGCGCATACGCGGCCGGACTTTTTTGATGATGCTTTTGCAAGCAGCCGTGCACCATACCGATTGTTATCTATGCATAAATCGCTGAAAGGCAAGCCATGCTACGAGAGCACTAACAGAAGGAGGATTCAATATATGGTACGCATGTTCAGCCCAGATGGTGAGTGGGTGGGAGCGGGAATGGAAAGAGAATCTTTCGTTGCCGCACGCAAAAACGGAGACGGCGATTTGATGTCGTTTAAGACGTCGTCCGGCCGGGAGCTTAATTACGAGGAGGCGCTGTCGGCTGTTCAGAGCGGCTCCATCGCCGGCGTGAACGTCTTTAAAGGCAAGGACGGCGAAATGTATATCCGCGGCGACGCGGACGGAGATCCGACGAACAATCTAGACCAGCTCCCTAACTTCTAATTCTTGTACTCCATAAGCACGCAAGAAAAAAAGCCCATAAATTGGGCTTTTTTTCTTGCATAATTAGCTTCAGAAGCTGTACCGCTTATGCTGCTCAACGAACCGCATGACGCCGGTGTGTCCTTCATACTGCGGCTTCGTATCGTCGTAATGCATTAGCCAGATCCGCTCCTGAATGTCCAGAGGCAGTGTCTGGAGCTCCTCTAACGTGGTATGCACAACACCAGGCGGCTTCAGCTGACAATCGTGGAAGATCGTTTGACAGCCACGGTCGATCAGCTGCCGCAGCAACTCCGGATGGAAGATCAGATCCGCCGAATAGAAGAACGTGTCGTTAATAAGATAGGAGTAGCTTTTCTTATTCGGAATATGGGCGGTTTGCATCGGTTCCACTGCGAACCAGGGCAGGAGCTCGGTCTTGACATTCGGCTGAATGCGCCGCACGTCGAAATAATCGCTCAGCGAAGCGCTCTCATCCTGCGTAAGCCCGCCCTTAAGTGAAGTTTCCCACAGGGCGTCAACAAGCGGCTCCGGCACGAACAGCAGCGGTTTGCGGCCGAACGTGTACTTCATGCGAAATGCAAACTCCTCCATGCCCCCGATATGAT encodes:
- a CDS encoding MBL fold metallo-hydrolase; this encodes MDIQMLGTGSAFAKTYYNTNALFYTDQHTLLLDCGLTAPRSLYKLDKSIDDIDALLISHIHADHIGGMEEFAFRMKYTFGRKPLLFVPEPLVDALWETSLKGGLTQDESASLSDYFDVRRIQPNVKTELLPWFAVEPMQTAHIPNKKSYSYLINDTFFYSADLIFHPELLRQLIDRGCQTIFHDCQLKPPGVVHTTLEELQTLPLDIQERIWLMHYDDTKPQYEGHTGVMRFVEQHKRYSF